TAGCATATAAACATCTCTTCTTGTCTATATATAATTACCTAAAGGTAATACAGTTTTACTTCGCTACGCTTACGCTTCGCTCGTAAAACTTGGAATAATACCTAACTCTTCTTCTTTTTCTGCTTACGAGAAAGACTCCATTCAGGGTGAGGAACTTTCAGGCGATCCAGATGATCAATACACTCACTTAAAGTCATCTCTCCA
This genomic stretch from Gimesia sp. harbors:
- a CDS encoding DNA-directed RNA polymerase subunit alpha C-terminal domain-containing protein, translated to MSVRTVNCLETNKVATIGELAQMTQEELMKIPNFGEMTLSECIDHLDRLKVPHPEWSLSRKQKKKKS